A window of Longispora fulva contains these coding sequences:
- a CDS encoding putative Ig domain-containing protein, which yields MRRTVMGATLLLAAGLLGSLGAASPAAAADCTSQVVANGGFESGTTPWTATSGVVSAATTAEPAHGGTQIAWLDGYGSTHTDTLSQSLTLPAGCTAATLTYWLHIDTKETGSTVYDKLTAQVGSTTVASYSNVNAATGYVQRTVNMTSYIGQTVTLKFTGTEDSSLATNFVIDDVSLTLTGGGGGQSPTVTNPGNQSSTVNQAASLQIQATDPQGDALTYSATGLPAGLGINASTGLISGTPTATGSSSVTVTAKDPGNNSGTATFTWTVNGASNDPTRTPASPVYTVSLTSNSDGHSWTGHVSTGFTNASPTALPEVYLRLWDNWHGSCPTTPITVTNVTGGTPSALSVNCTALKITLPTPLAQGQSGTIGYDLRIDVPSGADRFGYDGAYNMIGNAVPVLAVRDAAGWHLDPYTNNGESFYSLISDWDVTLVHPTSLLTPATGSSTETTSGSNTTTHATATKVRDFAWAAGPFSKLTGTSGNGVIVNTYGVSGISSADLNSMHSLAKSAVDAHSARFGNYPYAELDAVIDNNFWFGGMEYPGFVLDLVSSTALPHEIAHQWFYGIVGDDQYATPWLDEGFTDYATDLYRGIDGSGCSISWASSAEKLTNNMGYWDAHSSRYSTVVYGYGKCTLHDLRRLIGTTAMTTLLHDYAASHWYGVSTVADFKVAAQAAAGSTDLTSFWANHRVEG from the coding sequence ATGAGACGCACAGTCATGGGGGCGACGCTGCTCCTGGCGGCGGGGCTCCTCGGCAGTCTGGGGGCCGCGTCGCCGGCCGCCGCGGCGGACTGCACCAGCCAGGTGGTCGCCAACGGGGGCTTCGAGTCCGGCACGACCCCGTGGACCGCCACCTCCGGCGTGGTCTCCGCCGCGACCACCGCGGAACCGGCGCACGGCGGCACCCAGATCGCCTGGCTGGACGGATACGGCAGCACCCACACCGACACCCTCAGCCAGTCGCTGACGCTGCCGGCCGGCTGCACCGCCGCCACGCTGACGTACTGGCTGCACATCGACACCAAGGAGACCGGCTCCACGGTGTACGACAAGCTGACCGCCCAGGTCGGATCCACGACCGTGGCCAGCTACTCCAACGTCAACGCCGCGACCGGCTACGTCCAGCGGACCGTCAACATGACGTCCTACATCGGCCAGACCGTGACCCTGAAGTTCACCGGCACCGAGGACTCCAGCCTCGCCACCAACTTCGTGATCGACGACGTCTCGCTGACCCTGACCGGGGGCGGCGGCGGGCAGAGCCCGACCGTGACCAACCCGGGAAACCAGAGCTCCACGGTCAACCAGGCCGCCTCGCTCCAGATCCAGGCCACCGACCCGCAGGGTGACGCCCTGACCTACTCGGCGACCGGGCTGCCGGCCGGGCTGGGCATCAACGCGTCCACCGGCCTGATCTCCGGCACCCCGACCGCGACCGGCTCCTCGTCGGTGACCGTCACGGCCAAGGACCCGGGCAACAACTCCGGCACGGCCACCTTCACCTGGACCGTGAACGGCGCGTCCAACGACCCGACCCGGACCCCGGCCAGCCCCGTCTACACGGTCAGCCTGACCAGCAACTCCGACGGTCACTCGTGGACCGGCCACGTGAGCACCGGCTTCACCAACGCCTCGCCGACCGCGCTGCCCGAGGTGTACCTGCGCCTGTGGGACAACTGGCACGGCTCGTGCCCGACCACGCCGATCACGGTCACCAACGTCACCGGCGGCACGCCCTCGGCCCTGTCGGTGAACTGCACCGCCCTGAAGATCACGCTGCCCACGCCGCTGGCCCAGGGCCAGAGCGGCACCATCGGGTACGACCTGAGGATCGACGTGCCGAGCGGGGCCGACCGGTTCGGCTACGACGGCGCGTACAACATGATCGGCAACGCCGTGCCGGTGCTCGCGGTGCGCGACGCGGCCGGATGGCACCTGGACCCGTACACCAACAACGGCGAGTCCTTCTACAGCCTGATCAGCGACTGGGACGTCACCCTGGTCCACCCGACCTCGCTGCTCACCCCGGCGACCGGCTCCTCGACGGAGACCACCAGCGGCTCGAACACCACCACCCACGCCACGGCCACCAAGGTCCGCGACTTCGCGTGGGCGGCCGGCCCGTTCAGCAAGCTGACCGGCACCTCGGGCAACGGGGTCATCGTCAACACCTACGGGGTCAGCGGCATCTCCAGCGCCGACCTCAACTCCATGCACAGCCTGGCCAAGTCGGCCGTCGACGCGCACTCGGCCCGGTTCGGGAACTACCCGTACGCCGAGCTCGACGCCGTGATCGACAACAACTTCTGGTTCGGGGGGATGGAGTACCCGGGCTTCGTGCTCGACCTGGTCAGCAGCACCGCGCTGCCGCACGAGATCGCGCACCAGTGGTTCTACGGGATCGTCGGCGACGACCAGTACGCCACCCCGTGGCTCGACGAGGGCTTCACGGACTACGCCACCGACCTGTACCGGGGCATCGACGGCTCCGGCTGCTCGATCAGCTGGGCCTCGTCGGCGGAGAAGCTCACCAACAACATGGGCTACTGGGACGCGCACTCCTCGCGCTACTCCACGGTCGTCTACGGCTACGGCAAGTGCACGCTGCACGACCTGCGCCGCCTGATCGGCACCACGGCCATGACGACGCTGCTGCACGACTACGCGGCGTCGCACTGGTACGGCGTGTCCACGGTCGCGGACTTCAAGGTCGCGGCCCAGGCGGCGGCCGGCTCCACGGATCTGACGTCCTTCTGGGCGAACCACCGCGTGGAGGGTTAG
- a CDS encoding phosphatase PAP2 family protein yields MLVVLMVYTGEGYSTLLRLVSDIRFPAIVAGMCAVVYARAFWRARLDTVGYRARANAGWRTLGRTLREFSPLFACMAIYEALHDLTPVLRPDIVDRHLVAIDHAVFGTDVGRWLNDHLGSPTFTSIMTYCYVSYAFAPPVYAGLQYFRGKMDAFRDFSLAIAITAFIGYCGYLLVPAVGPYIFQAQLYPDPLTDWGHGGLLDTLNKMKGSARDAFPSLHTAMTTVVLGLMWRDARRLFWTYLPVALGLYLSTMYLRVHYAVDVAAGFATAALALFLTNRINRWWHDRRPVAVPAQRTTPERETASA; encoded by the coding sequence GTGCTGGTCGTCCTCATGGTCTACACCGGCGAGGGCTACTCCACACTCCTGCGCCTGGTCAGTGACATCCGGTTCCCCGCGATCGTCGCCGGCATGTGCGCCGTGGTCTACGCCCGCGCCTTCTGGCGGGCCCGGCTCGACACCGTCGGTTACCGCGCCCGGGCCAACGCCGGCTGGCGCACCCTCGGCCGCACGCTCCGCGAGTTCAGCCCGCTGTTCGCGTGCATGGCGATCTACGAGGCGCTGCACGACCTGACCCCGGTGCTGCGGCCCGACATCGTCGACCGGCACCTGGTCGCGATCGACCACGCGGTGTTCGGCACCGACGTCGGCCGGTGGCTCAACGACCACCTCGGCTCGCCGACCTTCACCTCGATCATGACCTACTGCTACGTGAGCTACGCGTTCGCGCCGCCGGTCTACGCCGGGCTGCAGTACTTCCGGGGGAAGATGGACGCCTTCCGCGACTTCTCGCTGGCGATCGCGATCACCGCCTTCATCGGGTACTGCGGCTACCTGCTCGTCCCCGCCGTCGGCCCGTACATCTTCCAGGCGCAGCTCTACCCCGACCCGCTGACCGACTGGGGCCACGGCGGCCTGCTGGACACCCTGAACAAGATGAAGGGCAGCGCGCGCGACGCGTTCCCCAGCCTGCACACCGCGATGACCACCGTGGTCCTCGGGCTGATGTGGCGGGACGCGCGCCGGTTGTTCTGGACGTACCTCCCGGTCGCGCTCGGCCTGTACCTGTCGACGATGTACCTGCGGGTGCACTACGCCGTGGACGTGGCGGCCGGGTTCGCGACGGCGGCGCTGGCCCTGTTCCTCACGAACCGGATCAACAGGTGGTGGCACGACCGGCGGCCGGTGGCGGTCCCCGCGCAGCGCACGACGCCGGAGCGCGAGACGGCATCCGCCTGA
- a CDS encoding choice-of-anchor A family protein, with protein sequence MADRNTRHGAVAIVVGLLAATAFSLAVSPPGFADPLPGGLGPCVPGSCPAVWPDPNSNAPTGYDNGINTFVGTDYLVREAVAESEGRIVVLGNFDMNKSSGSSIYNVGVVGSGSRIPPPVGSDYLTVGGDVTVATGQHLAADGGVVKYAGSLSMTGTVTDTSVRDDKAVDGYAHLRADLEAASKCYADANRVAPTGTFKVAFSTATFTGDGSAMLQVINVDADIVAANGTGAVDMVFANMPAGATILINVVKTGTLVVRTTSGAEANWTPFRRKLLWNVPSADTIAFDGSGQYQGSVLVGNPASMTTVRMPGMNGRFFTTGGLTHASLATGGGGQELHSYPFDGDLPRCTQPRPTPSRTATPTPTASPSPSPSPSRSPSPSPSPSPSPSPSPSPSPSPSPSPSPSPSPSPSPSPSPSPSPSPSPSPSPSPSPSPSPSPSPSDSPSPGPVPSWSGEPTSGTPVVVPTTPTPDGGGLVVTGGRVQLLLGVAVSLVLAGVGLLLALRRRRLAD encoded by the coding sequence GTGGCGGACAGGAACACAAGGCACGGTGCGGTAGCCATTGTTGTCGGACTCCTGGCCGCCACGGCGTTCTCCCTGGCCGTGAGCCCGCCCGGATTCGCGGACCCGCTGCCGGGCGGGCTCGGGCCGTGCGTCCCGGGCAGCTGCCCGGCGGTCTGGCCGGACCCCAACAGCAACGCGCCCACCGGGTACGACAACGGGATCAACACCTTCGTCGGCACCGACTACCTGGTCCGGGAGGCGGTCGCCGAGTCGGAGGGCCGGATCGTGGTCCTCGGCAACTTCGACATGAACAAGTCCAGCGGCTCCTCCATCTACAACGTCGGCGTGGTCGGCTCCGGCTCCCGGATCCCGCCGCCGGTCGGCAGCGACTACCTCACCGTCGGCGGGGACGTGACCGTCGCGACCGGCCAGCACCTCGCGGCTGACGGCGGCGTGGTGAAGTACGCCGGCTCCCTGTCCATGACCGGCACGGTCACCGACACCTCGGTCCGGGACGACAAGGCCGTCGACGGGTACGCCCACCTGCGCGCCGACCTCGAGGCCGCCTCGAAGTGCTACGCGGACGCCAACCGGGTCGCGCCGACGGGCACTTTCAAGGTCGCGTTCTCGACGGCCACCTTCACCGGCGACGGCAGCGCGATGTTGCAGGTGATCAACGTCGACGCCGACATCGTCGCGGCCAACGGCACCGGCGCCGTGGACATGGTGTTCGCCAACATGCCGGCCGGCGCCACGATCCTGATCAACGTCGTCAAGACCGGCACCCTGGTCGTGCGGACCACGAGCGGGGCGGAGGCGAACTGGACGCCGTTCCGCCGGAAGTTGCTGTGGAACGTGCCGTCGGCGGACACGATCGCGTTCGACGGCTCAGGCCAGTACCAGGGGAGCGTGCTCGTCGGGAACCCCGCGAGCATGACGACCGTGCGGATGCCCGGCATGAACGGGCGGTTCTTCACCACGGGTGGGTTGACGCACGCGTCGTTGGCGACCGGGGGAGGCGGGCAGGAACTGCACTCCTATCCGTTCGACGGGGATCTGCCCCGGTGCACCCAGCCGAGACCGACGCCGAGCCGCACGGCGACGCCGACTCCTACCGCCAGCCCTAGCCCTAGCCCTAGCCCGAGCCGCAGTCCCAGTCCGAGCCCGAGTCCGAGTCCGAGTCCGAGTCCGAGTCCGAGCCCGAGTCCGAGCCCGAGTCCGAGCCCCAGTCCGAGTCCTAGCCCGAGTCCTAGCCCGAGTCCTAGCCCGAGTCCTAGCCCGAGTCCGAGTCCGAGCCCCAGTCCGAGTCCTAGCCCGAGTCCGAGCCCTAGTCCGAGTCCGAGTGACAGCCCGAGCCCCGGCCCGGTGCCGTCGTGGTCGGGTGAGCCCACGAGCGGCACCCCCGTGGTGGTGCCGACCACTCCGACGCCGGACGGCGGCGGCCTGGTCGTGACCGGTGGCCGGGTGCAACTCCTGCTCGGGGTGGCCGTGAGCCTGGTGCTGGCCGGCGTGGGCCTGCTCCTCGCCCTGCGCCGTCGCCGACTGGCCGACTGA
- a CDS encoding DUF1876 domain-containing protein: protein MSPSKQWSVDILIEESDGRTRAEARLTAGDVFGMKGVGWAQLNPADDDVPEIGDELAVARAMSDLGHRLLIEAASEMEDPGENRIRIVR, encoded by the coding sequence ATGTCCCCGTCGAAGCAATGGTCCGTCGACATCCTGATCGAGGAGAGCGACGGGCGTACCCGCGCCGAGGCCCGGCTGACCGCTGGTGACGTCTTCGGCATGAAAGGCGTCGGCTGGGCGCAACTGAACCCCGCCGACGACGACGTCCCCGAGATCGGCGACGAACTCGCCGTCGCCCGGGCGATGTCGGACCTCGGACACCGGCTGCTGATCGAGGCCGCCTCCGAGATGGAGGACCCCGGCGAGAACCGGATCCGGATCGTGCGCTGA
- a CDS encoding LCP family protein: MSQRRRILLLLAAAVALVLVGAGLAAWSYARSLESRVPRTDAFAGLHEERPQRVVPGALNVLLLGTDSRNPEDMLDGSRSDTLILVHVPASHDAAYLVSIPRDTWVHVPANPNGGTGDADAKINAALAWGGLPLAIRTVEEFTGVRIDHVAMIDFGGLVAVTDALGGVDMVVEQDTTSTFEGHRFWPRGTDHFDGASALEYIRQRKQFADGDFTRIRHQQGYLIAMLAKAANIGMLTNPFALRTFLETAARAVVVDTGFALVDTAIELRDLRAGQFTCLTSPSAGTGSVGDQSVVWSDPAQARPLYAAVAADDVPGWLSTHPTRDCGQPPG; this comes from the coding sequence GTGTCCCAGCGACGCCGGATCCTGCTGCTGCTGGCGGCCGCCGTGGCGCTGGTGCTCGTCGGCGCTGGCCTGGCAGCCTGGTCCTACGCCCGGTCCCTGGAATCGCGGGTCCCCCGCACCGACGCGTTCGCCGGCCTGCACGAGGAGCGGCCGCAGCGGGTGGTGCCCGGCGCGCTGAACGTGCTGCTGCTCGGCACCGACTCGCGCAACCCGGAGGACATGCTCGACGGGTCGCGCAGCGACACCCTGATCCTGGTGCACGTGCCGGCGAGCCACGACGCGGCGTACCTGGTCTCCATCCCCCGGGACACCTGGGTCCACGTGCCCGCGAACCCGAACGGCGGCACCGGCGACGCCGACGCGAAGATCAACGCGGCGCTGGCCTGGGGTGGGCTGCCGCTCGCGATCCGCACCGTCGAGGAGTTCACCGGAGTCCGGATCGACCACGTCGCGATGATCGACTTCGGCGGGCTGGTCGCGGTGACCGACGCGCTGGGCGGGGTGGACATGGTGGTCGAGCAGGACACCACCTCCACCTTCGAGGGCCACCGGTTCTGGCCCCGGGGCACGGACCACTTCGACGGCGCGTCGGCCCTGGAGTACATCCGGCAGCGCAAGCAGTTCGCCGACGGGGACTTCACCCGGATCCGGCACCAGCAGGGGTACCTCATCGCGATGCTCGCCAAGGCCGCCAACATCGGGATGCTGACCAACCCGTTCGCGCTCCGGACGTTCCTGGAGACCGCCGCGCGGGCCGTGGTGGTGGACACCGGTTTCGCGCTGGTCGACACCGCGATCGAGCTACGGGACCTGCGCGCGGGGCAGTTCACCTGCCTGACCAGTCCGAGCGCCGGTACCGGCTCGGTCGGCGACCAGAGCGTGGTGTGGTCCGACCCGGCCCAGGCCCGGCCGCTGTACGCGGCGGTGGCCGCCGATGACGTCCCCGGCTGGCTGAGCACCCACCCGACCCGCGACTGCGGCCAGCCACCAGGCTGA
- a CDS encoding ANTAR domain-containing response regulator, producing the protein MSSEAQASRVLIAEDEALIRLDLAEMLTEEGYDVVGEAGDGETAVRLAEELRPDLVIMDIKMPIMDGIAAAEKIAGARIAPVVILTAFSQRDLVERARAAGAMAYLVKPFQKSDLVPAVEIALSRFAELHALESEVASLTDRLETRKVVERAKGLLMAQFNMTEPQAFRWIQSAAMDHRMSMRQVADRIIADQTGSDNLGSEDQQKKT; encoded by the coding sequence GTGAGTAGCGAAGCCCAGGCCAGCCGGGTGCTGATCGCCGAGGACGAGGCCCTGATCCGGCTCGACCTCGCAGAGATGCTCACGGAGGAGGGTTATGACGTCGTCGGTGAGGCCGGCGACGGGGAGACGGCTGTCCGGCTCGCCGAGGAACTGCGCCCGGATCTCGTGATCATGGACATCAAGATGCCGATCATGGACGGGATCGCCGCGGCGGAGAAGATCGCCGGCGCGCGGATCGCCCCGGTGGTGATCCTGACGGCGTTCAGCCAGCGGGACCTGGTGGAGCGGGCCCGGGCGGCCGGCGCGATGGCGTACCTGGTGAAGCCGTTCCAGAAGAGTGACCTGGTGCCGGCCGTGGAGATCGCGCTGTCCCGGTTCGCGGAGTTGCACGCCCTGGAGTCCGAGGTCGCGAGCCTGACGGACCGGCTGGAGACCCGCAAGGTCGTGGAACGGGCAAAGGGGCTGTTGATGGCACAGTTCAACATGACCGAACCCCAGGCTTTCCGCTGGATCCAGAGCGCCGCGATGGACCACAGGATGTCCATGCGGCAGGTCGCGGACCGCATAATCGCTGATCAGACGGGTTCAGACAACCTCGGTTCCGAAGATCAGCAAAAGAAAACGTAA
- a CDS encoding branched-chain amino acid ABC transporter substrate-binding protein: MRQTFVRAFGGAAVLALALGASAGCVKSGSDSNSATGKDCSVKIAFFGALTGPNAALGINIKDGAKLAIDQYNASKSADNCKIELVNNDSQGDEKQAPGLADAIVQDAKIIGVVGPAFSGESKAANGKLSDNGVTIITPSATNPTLADKGWKTFHRALGNDAAQGPAAGRYIKDVVKATKVFVIDDTSEYGKGLADEVKKTVTPVATGTTSKGQTDFSALITQIKSSGADAVYYGGYYAEAAPFVKQLRGQGVKATFVAGDGVKDDKFIEGAGKDAAEGAILTCPCVPPDKAGGTFAADYKKATGNDPGTYSAEAYDAANILVAAVKAGNITRPKVEAFVDAYNGKGVTTTFKFTDKGEIDLSAVAVWAYKVEGGKIVALQEIPKP; this comes from the coding sequence TTGAGGCAGACATTTGTACGGGCGTTCGGCGGCGCAGCGGTACTGGCGCTCGCCCTGGGCGCCAGCGCCGGCTGTGTGAAGAGTGGCAGCGACTCCAACAGCGCCACTGGTAAGGACTGCAGTGTCAAGATCGCCTTCTTCGGCGCTCTGACCGGTCCGAACGCGGCGCTGGGCATCAACATCAAGGACGGCGCGAAGCTGGCGATCGACCAGTACAACGCCAGCAAGTCGGCGGACAACTGCAAGATCGAGCTCGTGAACAACGACTCCCAGGGTGACGAGAAGCAGGCCCCGGGTCTCGCGGACGCCATCGTGCAGGACGCCAAGATCATCGGCGTCGTCGGCCCGGCGTTCTCCGGCGAGTCGAAGGCCGCCAACGGCAAGCTCTCCGACAACGGCGTCACGATCATCACCCCGTCGGCGACCAACCCGACGCTGGCCGACAAGGGGTGGAAGACCTTCCACCGCGCCCTCGGCAACGACGCGGCGCAGGGCCCGGCCGCCGGCCGCTACATCAAGGACGTCGTCAAGGCGACCAAGGTGTTCGTCATCGACGACACCTCCGAGTACGGCAAGGGCCTGGCCGACGAGGTCAAGAAGACGGTCACCCCGGTCGCGACCGGTACGACCAGCAAGGGCCAGACCGACTTCTCCGCCCTGATCACCCAGATCAAGTCCTCGGGCGCCGACGCGGTCTACTACGGCGGTTACTACGCCGAGGCCGCCCCGTTCGTGAAGCAGCTTCGCGGCCAGGGCGTCAAGGCCACCTTCGTCGCCGGTGACGGCGTCAAGGACGACAAGTTCATCGAGGGTGCTGGCAAGGACGCGGCCGAGGGCGCGATCCTGACCTGCCCGTGCGTCCCGCCGGACAAGGCCGGTGGCACGTTCGCCGCTGACTACAAGAAGGCGACCGGCAACGACCCGGGCACCTACAGCGCCGAGGCGTACGACGCCGCGAACATCCTCGTCGCCGCCGTCAAGGCCGGCAACATCACCCGCCCGAAGGTCGAGGCCTTCGTCGACGCCTACAACGGCAAGGGCGTCACCACGACCTTCAAGTTCACCGACAAGGGCGAGATCGACCTCTCGGCCGTCGCCGTGTGGGCCTACAAGGTCGAGGGCGGCAAGATCGTCGCTCTGCAGGAGATCCCGAAGCCGTAG
- a CDS encoding branched-chain amino acid ABC transporter permease, which yields MHFQYWLDNFWSLSVGGLTQGAIYALVALGYTLVYGVLRLINFAHSEVFMTGTFAVITVWNLVGYDLNAGRPGTGMVIALLVLGLVAASLTSAGTALLVERVAYRPLRRKNPPSLVFLITAIGASVVLLETMGLLTERKLKGAITLVQPKEVFSFFGATVDNVQIIIIVSAIVMMFGLEQFINRTRLGRGVRAVAQNPDAAALMGVNRDRVIMLIFMIGGLMAGGAALLHIVKVGSTQYDVGFILGVKAFAAAVLGGIGNLRGALLGGLLLGLVENWGAGVFGSEWMNVVPFACLVLILMFRPTGLLGESLGRARA from the coding sequence GTGCATTTTCAGTACTGGTTGGATAATTTCTGGAGCCTGTCGGTCGGGGGGCTGACACAGGGCGCCATCTACGCGCTCGTCGCGCTCGGCTACACGCTCGTCTACGGCGTGCTCCGCCTCATCAACTTCGCGCACTCCGAGGTCTTCATGACCGGGACGTTCGCCGTGATCACCGTCTGGAACCTGGTCGGCTACGACCTGAACGCCGGCCGTCCCGGCACCGGCATGGTGATCGCACTCCTCGTGCTCGGCCTGGTGGCCGCGTCGCTCACCTCGGCAGGCACCGCGCTGCTCGTCGAGCGGGTCGCGTACCGGCCGCTGCGCCGCAAGAACCCGCCGTCCCTGGTCTTCCTGATCACGGCGATCGGCGCCTCGGTGGTGCTGCTCGAGACCATGGGTCTGCTGACCGAGCGCAAGCTCAAGGGCGCGATCACGCTCGTACAGCCGAAAGAGGTCTTCTCGTTCTTCGGGGCGACCGTCGACAACGTGCAGATCATCATCATCGTCTCCGCGATCGTGATGATGTTCGGCCTGGAGCAGTTCATCAACCGCACCCGGCTCGGCCGGGGCGTGCGCGCCGTGGCCCAGAACCCGGACGCCGCGGCCCTGATGGGCGTCAACCGCGACCGCGTCATCATGCTGATCTTCATGATCGGCGGCCTGATGGCCGGCGGCGCGGCCCTGCTGCACATCGTCAAGGTCGGCTCCACCCAGTACGACGTCGGCTTCATCCTCGGCGTCAAGGCCTTCGCCGCCGCCGTGCTCGGCGGGATCGGCAACCTGCGCGGCGCCCTGCTGGGCGGCCTGCTGCTCGGCCTCGTCGAGAACTGGGGCGCCGGCGTCTTCGGCTCCGAGTGGATGAACGTCGTCCCGTTCGCGTGTCTGGTGCTCATTCTGATGTTCCGCCCGACGGGTCTGCTGGGCGAGTCGCTGGGGAGGGCTCGAGCATGA
- a CDS encoding branched-chain amino acid ABC transporter permease yields MIGKLQKADDRRLSILAGMGDRWRAVPKAWRVAVGCAFVLLLFALPRIYIPGVDEIIRTTKTDFTTVLFLVAMYVVVAVGLNVVIGLAGLLDLGYIGFFAVGAYTVALFGSPDSPLHGSKLATFMHTPYGWLLCVPLAVAVTMLSGVLLGWPTLRVRGDYLAIVTLGFGEIVRLVAQNANGLTNGQRGISDIAHPGGTWPNLLPGFIDENWVGLPMFGSATSLAWYWLALVCVIVCMFASRRLERSRVGRAWVAIREDEDAAEIMGVQAFKFKLWAFAFGAALGGLAGALYAGKQQFMGSNSFDLITSILFVAMVVVGGAGNLAGVTVGAILVWYLPERLRGIDFFGIELNTGEYRLLTFGLALIVIMTFRPKGLLPKRYRSSQPPLVEAHVAEEASA; encoded by the coding sequence ATGATCGGCAAACTGCAGAAGGCCGACGACCGTCGGCTGAGCATCCTCGCCGGGATGGGCGACCGCTGGCGCGCCGTCCCCAAGGCGTGGCGGGTCGCGGTGGGGTGCGCGTTCGTGCTGCTCCTGTTCGCGCTGCCCCGGATCTACATCCCGGGCGTCGACGAGATCATCCGGACCACGAAGACCGACTTCACCACCGTCCTCTTCCTGGTCGCCATGTACGTCGTCGTCGCCGTCGGCCTCAACGTCGTCATCGGCCTCGCCGGCCTGCTGGACCTGGGCTACATCGGTTTCTTCGCCGTCGGCGCGTACACGGTGGCCCTGTTCGGTTCCCCCGACTCCCCGCTGCACGGCTCCAAGCTCGCCACCTTCATGCACACCCCGTACGGCTGGCTGCTGTGCGTCCCGCTGGCCGTGGCCGTCACGATGTTGTCCGGGGTGCTTCTCGGCTGGCCCACGCTCCGGGTCCGGGGCGACTACCTGGCCATCGTGACCCTCGGCTTCGGTGAGATCGTCCGCCTCGTCGCGCAGAACGCCAACGGCCTGACCAACGGCCAGCGCGGCATCAGCGACATCGCGCACCCGGGCGGCACCTGGCCGAACCTGCTGCCGGGCTTCATCGACGAGAACTGGGTCGGGTTGCCGATGTTCGGCTCCGCCACCAGTCTCGCCTGGTACTGGCTCGCGCTCGTCTGCGTCATCGTGTGCATGTTCGCCTCGCGCCGCCTGGAGCGCAGCCGGGTCGGCCGGGCGTGGGTCGCGATCCGCGAGGACGAGGACGCCGCCGAGATCATGGGCGTGCAGGCGTTCAAGTTCAAGCTGTGGGCCTTCGCGTTCGGCGCGGCCCTCGGAGGCCTGGCCGGCGCGCTCTACGCCGGCAAGCAGCAGTTCATGGGCTCCAACAGCTTCGACCTGATCACCTCGATCCTGTTCGTGGCGATGGTCGTCGTCGGCGGCGCGGGCAACCTTGCCGGTGTCACAGTCGGCGCGATCCTGGTGTGGTACCTGCCGGAGCGCCTGCGCGGGATCGACTTCTTCGGGATCGAGCTCAACACCGGTGAGTACCGGCTGCTGACCTTCGGTCTGGCACTCATCGTCATCATGACCTTCCGGCCGAAGGGCCTGCTGCCCAAGCGTTACCGCAGCTCCCAGCCGCCGCTCGTGGAGGCCCACGTGGCCGAGGAGGCGTCAGCATGA
- a CDS encoding ABC transporter ATP-binding protein, with protein MSENASTGVVTRAPAETLLKVDNVTLKFGGLVALDGVSFDVRKGEILGLIGPNGAGKTTCFNVMTGVYKPTSGQVTFDGGRVSGRPRYAITRMGIARTFQNIRLFPEMTALENVLVGTDVRHKTSVVGALFRISRVRGTEDTLPKNPIKRAFANVFGVSRYVAEERAGREKAQELLTFVGITAHADEQAKNLSYGDQRRLEIARALATEPKLLCLDEPAAGFNPTEKARLLELIRKIRDLGLTVLLIEHDMRLVMGVTDRIVVLEFGKKIAEGSPAEVRANPKVVAAYLGVPEDAA; from the coding sequence ATGAGCGAGAACGCGAGCACCGGCGTGGTGACCAGGGCACCCGCCGAGACCCTGCTGAAGGTCGACAACGTCACGCTCAAGTTCGGTGGCCTGGTGGCCCTCGACGGGGTCAGCTTCGACGTCCGCAAGGGCGAGATCCTGGGCCTGATCGGGCCGAACGGCGCCGGCAAGACGACCTGCTTCAACGTGATGACCGGCGTCTACAAGCCGACGTCCGGCCAGGTCACCTTCGACGGCGGGCGGGTCAGCGGCCGGCCCCGGTACGCGATCACCCGGATGGGCATCGCCCGGACGTTCCAGAACATCCGGCTGTTCCCCGAGATGACCGCGCTGGAGAACGTGCTGGTCGGCACCGACGTGCGGCACAAGACCAGCGTGGTCGGCGCCCTGTTCCGGATCAGCCGGGTCAGGGGCACCGAGGACACCCTGCCGAAGAACCCGATCAAGCGGGCCTTCGCGAACGTGTTCGGCGTGTCCCGGTACGTCGCCGAGGAGCGCGCCGGCCGGGAGAAGGCCCAGGAGCTGCTGACGTTCGTCGGCATCACGGCGCACGCCGACGAGCAGGCCAAGAACCTGTCCTACGGCGACCAGCGCCGGTTGGAGATCGCCCGCGCGCTGGCCACGGAGCCGAAGCTGCTCTGCCTGGACGAGCCGGCGGCCGGGTTCAACCCGACCGAGAAGGCCCGGTTGCTGGAGCTGATCCGCAAGATCCGTGACCTGGGGCTGACCGTGCTGCTCATCGAGCACGACATGCGCCTGGTCATGGGGGTCACGGACCGGATCGTCGTGCTGGAGTTCGGCAAGAAGATCGCCGAGGGCAGTCCGGCGGAGGTCCGGGCGAACCCGAAGGTCGTCGCCGCGTACCTGGGGGTGCCTGAAGATGCTGCTTGA